A single region of the Alosa alosa isolate M-15738 ecotype Scorff River chromosome 6, AALO_Geno_1.1, whole genome shotgun sequence genome encodes:
- the sox9a gene encoding transcription factor SOX-9a, with protein sequence MNLLDPYLKMADGQEKSLSGAPSPSMSEDSAGSPCPSGSSSDTENTRPTENSLLGPDGSKKEEDDKFPVCIREAVSQVLKGYDWTLVPMPVRVNGSSKNKPHVKRPMNAFMVWAQAARRKLADQYPHLHNAELSKTLGKLWRLLNEVEKRPFVEEAERLRVQHKKDHPDYKYQPRRRKSVKNGQGDPEDASEQTHVSPHAIFKALQHADSPASSLGDVHSPSEHSGQPQAPPPTPPTTPKTEGQKLELKREGRPLLDSAGRQLNIDFRDVDIGELSSEVISHIETFDVNEFDQYLPPNGHPGAGSYAAPYSLGSSGAVAAAWLPKSHSPSPGQVQGQAQTPLDPPTQARPPHIKTEQLSPSHYSEPAARGSSTPPPPGPPPPASYSSFSMGLYGHAPSYSPAPSADHTPSTGSASSIGHTPAPRTGPHYDFDQQGGASAYYSHATAGVSANQSLYSTFSYMSPPHRPMYTPITDAVGVASVPQTNHSSPQHWEQQPVYTQLTRP encoded by the exons ATGAATCTCCTGGACCCGTACCTGAAGATGGCAGACGGCCAGGAGAAGTCCCTCTCCGGGGCGCCCAGTCCGAGCATGTCTGAGGACTCCGCGGGCTCGCCGTGTCCGTCCGGGTCCAGCTCCGACACGGAGAACACGCGCCCAACGGAGAACAGTCTGCTGGGACCCGACGGCAGCAAGAAGGAAGAAGACGACAAATTCCCCGTGTGCATCCGCGAGGCCGTGTCACAGGTGCTAAAGGGCTACGACTGGACCCTCGTGCCCATGCCGGTCCGCGTCAACGGCTCCAGCAAAAACAAGCCGCACGTGAAGAGACCCATGAACGCGTTCATGGTGTGGGCGCAGGCGGCACGTAGGAAGCTCGCGGACCAGTACCCGCACCTCCACAACGCAGAACTCAGCAAGACTCTGGGCAAACTCTGGAG ATTACTGAACGAGGTGGAAAAGCGCCCGTTCGTGGAGGAGGCGGAGAGACTGCGCGTGCAGCACAAGAAGGATCACCCGGACTACAAGTACCAGCCGCGGCGGCGGAAGTCGGTGAAAAACGGGCAGGGGGATCCGGAGGACGCGAGCGAGCAGACCCACGTCTCACCCCACGCCATCTTCAAGGCGCTGCAGCACGCGGACTCGCCCGCCTCCAGCCTGGGCGACGTGCACTCCCCCAGCGAGCACTCCG GCCAGCCCcaggcccccccccccaccccccccaccacccccaagACAGAGGGGCAGAAGCTGGAGCTGAAGCGAGAAGggcgccccctgctggactccGCCGGACGCCAGCTCAATATCGACTTTCGTGACGTGGACATTGGCGAGCTGAGCAGTGAGGTCATCTCCCACATCGAGACGTTCGACGTCAACGAGTTCGACCAGTACCTGCCCCCTAACGGCCACCCCGGCGCTGGGTCCTACGCTGCCCCCTACAGCCTGGGGAGCAGTGGGGCAGTAGCGGCCGCCTGGCTGCCCAAGAGCCACAGTCCCAGCCCGGGGCAAGTGCAGGGGCAAGCGCAGACCCCCCTGGATCCCCCCACGCAGGCGCGACCCCCCCACATCAAGACGGAGCAGCTGAGTCCGAGCCACTACAGTGAGCCTGCTGCCCGGGGGTCATCGACCCCGCCCCCACCTGGCCCGCCCCCCCCAGCCTCCTACAGCTCCTTCAGCATGGGTCTGTACGGCCACGCCCCCTCATATAGCCCCGCCCCCTCTGCAGACCACACCCCCTCTACAGGCTCCGCCTCCTCTATAGGCCACACCCCTGCTCCCCGCACTGGGCCGCACTACGACTTCGACCAGCAGGGCGGCGCCAGCGCCTACTACAGCCACGCCACCGCCGGCGTCTCGGCCAATCAGAGCCTCTACTCCACCTTCAGCTACATGAGCCCGCCCCACCGGCCCATGTACACGCCAATCACGGACGCCGTGGGCGTGGCCTCTGTCCCGCAGACCAATCACAGCAGCCCACAGCACTGGGAGCAGCAGCCCGTCTACACACAACTCACCAGGCCCtga